From the genome of Streptomyces sp. NBC_00659, one region includes:
- a CDS encoding DUF397 domain-containing protein codes for MAESTIEQHPLAGWDKPELDLSNAEWQSSSRGRGDVQIAFVEGFIAMRNSGRPQGPSLIFTPAEWGAFVSGAREGEFDLT; via the coding sequence GTGGCCGAGAGCACCATCGAGCAGCACCCGCTCGCGGGCTGGGACAAGCCGGAGCTGGACCTCAGCAACGCCGAGTGGCAGTCCAGCAGCCGAGGGCGTGGAGATGTCCAGATCGCCTTCGTCGAGGGCTTCATCGCGATGCGCAACAGTGGCCGCCCCCAGGGCCCTTCCCTGATCTTCACGCCCGCGGAGTGGGGGGCGTTCGTATCGGGGGCCCGCGAAGGGGAGTTCGACCTGACCTGA
- a CDS encoding thiolase domain-containing protein, translating into MSKEPVAVVGIGQTKHVAARRDVSIAGLVREAAQRALTDAELTWADIDAVVIGKAPDFFEGVMMPELYLADALGATGKPMLRVHTAGSVGGSTALVATNLVAGRVHGTVLTLAYEKQSESNAMWGLSLPIPFQQPLLAGAGGFFAPHVRAYMRRTGAPDTVGSLVAYKDRRNALKNPYAHLHEHDITLEKVQASPMLWDPIRYSETCPSSDGACAMILTDRAGAARSSRPPAWMHGGAMRSEPTLFAGKDFVSPQAGKDCAADVYRQAGIADPRRDIDAVEMYVPFSWYEPMWLENLGFADEGEGWKLTESGVTELEGDLPVNMSGGVLSTNPIGASGMIRFAEAALQVRGQAGEHQVDGARRVLGHAYGGGSQFFSMWLVGAEPPTS; encoded by the coding sequence ATGAGCAAGGAGCCCGTGGCCGTCGTAGGCATCGGCCAGACCAAGCACGTGGCGGCACGCCGGGACGTGTCCATCGCGGGACTCGTCCGCGAGGCCGCCCAACGCGCTCTCACCGACGCCGAGTTGACGTGGGCCGACATCGACGCCGTCGTCATCGGCAAGGCGCCCGACTTCTTCGAGGGCGTCATGATGCCCGAGCTGTACCTGGCGGACGCGCTCGGAGCGACCGGCAAACCCATGCTGCGGGTGCACACGGCGGGCTCCGTCGGCGGATCGACGGCACTCGTCGCCACCAACCTCGTCGCCGGCCGCGTCCACGGCACCGTCCTGACCCTCGCCTACGAAAAGCAGTCCGAATCCAACGCCATGTGGGGCCTGTCCCTGCCCATCCCCTTCCAGCAGCCACTGCTCGCCGGCGCGGGCGGCTTCTTCGCGCCGCACGTACGCGCCTACATGCGGCGCACCGGCGCACCCGACACCGTCGGCTCGCTCGTCGCCTACAAGGACCGCCGCAACGCGCTGAAGAACCCGTACGCGCACCTCCACGAGCACGACATCACCCTGGAGAAGGTCCAGGCCTCGCCCATGCTCTGGGACCCGATCCGCTACTCGGAGACCTGCCCCTCCTCCGACGGGGCCTGCGCGATGATCCTCACCGACCGCGCGGGCGCGGCCCGTTCATCGCGCCCGCCCGCCTGGATGCACGGCGGTGCCATGCGCAGCGAGCCGACTCTCTTCGCCGGCAAGGACTTCGTGTCCCCGCAGGCCGGCAAGGACTGCGCGGCGGACGTGTACCGCCAGGCCGGGATCGCGGACCCCCGCCGCGACATCGACGCCGTCGAGATGTACGTCCCGTTCTCCTGGTACGAGCCCATGTGGCTGGAGAACCTCGGCTTCGCCGACGAGGGCGAGGGATGGAAACTCACCGAGTCGGGCGTGACCGAACTGGAGGGCGACCTGCCCGTCAACATGTCGGGCGGCGTCCTCTCCACGAATCCGATCGGCGCCTCCGGCATGATCCGCTTCGCCGAAGCGGCCCTCCAGGTACGCGGCCAGGCCGGAGAGCACCAGGTCGACGGGGCGCGCAGGGTGCTCGGCCACGCCTACGGAGGCGGATCCCAGTTCTTCTCGATGTGGCTGGTCGGCGCCGAGCCGCCCACCTCCTGA
- a CDS encoding SpoIIE family protein phosphatase, which produces MGNFVKETSTRPAGAAVPQRCECGGEPRNDAPAGAEERFRGLLEAAPDAMVIVDDTGTIKLVNAQTEALFGYTREELLGHPVELLVPGRFRGHHHHHRDGYADNRQVRPMGAGLELHGLRKNGTEFPVEISLSPLETTDGLLVSAAVRDVSDRKAAEERFRGLLEAAPDAMVIVDDTGTIKLVNAQTEALFGYRREELLGHPVELLVPGRFRGHHHHHRDGYADNRQVRPMGAGLELHGLRKNGTEFPVEISLSPLETTDGLLVSAAVRDVSDRKRAEARINELAGLVESSQDAILAKTLDGHITYWNAAAQRLYGYSRAEVMGRHVSLLATTQRRSEIDLLLDRLRSGEKVEHFETLRLTRSGALLDVDITLWPTRDADGTVIGACAIVRDISDRKKAEAELTFLYEQQRHIALTLQRSLMGTPPAIPGLTTASRYRPATQGAGVGGDWFDLIPLGAGRVGVLIGDVMGRGLEAAAVMGQLRSAAHALAKTGMQPRQLMQALEAVVGDLDVPDQLVTCCYLVISADAGEVTVCSAGHLPTLVATPGVGARPLPAPVNAPLGVGDILYEQATSMIPPGATLVLYTDGLIETPGSDIEDQLTELTATLTDLFVAAPDLEDAADHVLSALLPDTDGHNDDVTLLLTRLPEGPLATVNTDLPAVPESVPEGRAFLSKALTAWDCAPAADDARLLLSEILTNAVQHAQGPIGLHLCRTATDLTVEISDRSPHLPQPRTAGEGEESGRGLILVRALADNWGVRPTDAGKTTWFTLKL; this is translated from the coding sequence ATGGGCAACTTCGTCAAAGAGACTTCAACACGGCCCGCCGGTGCGGCGGTCCCCCAGCGATGCGAGTGCGGTGGCGAACCGCGCAACGACGCGCCGGCGGGGGCCGAGGAAAGGTTTCGGGGTCTGCTGGAGGCGGCACCGGACGCCATGGTCATCGTCGACGACACCGGAACCATCAAACTCGTCAACGCCCAGACCGAAGCCCTCTTCGGCTACACCCGCGAGGAGCTTCTGGGCCACCCGGTGGAACTGCTCGTACCGGGCCGCTTCCGCGGCCACCACCACCATCACCGCGACGGATACGCCGACAACCGGCAGGTCCGCCCGATGGGCGCGGGACTCGAACTCCACGGACTGCGCAAGAACGGCACCGAGTTCCCCGTCGAGATCAGCCTCAGCCCGCTGGAGACCACCGACGGGCTCCTCGTCTCCGCCGCCGTCCGCGACGTCAGCGACCGCAAGGCCGCTGAGGAAAGGTTTCGGGGTCTGCTGGAGGCGGCACCGGACGCCATGGTCATCGTCGACGACACCGGAACCATCAAACTCGTCAACGCCCAGACCGAAGCCCTCTTCGGCTACCGGCGCGAGGAACTGCTCGGACACCCCGTCGAGCTCCTCGTGCCCGGCCGCTTCCGCGGCCACCACCACCATCACCGCGACGGATACGCCGACAACCGGCAGGTCCGCCCGATGGGCGCGGGACTCGAACTCCACGGACTGCGCAAGAACGGCACCGAGTTCCCCGTCGAGATCAGCCTCAGCCCGCTGGAGACCACCGACGGGCTCCTCGTCTCCGCCGCCGTCCGCGACGTCAGCGACCGCAAGCGCGCCGAGGCCCGGATCAACGAACTGGCCGGTCTCGTGGAGTCCTCGCAGGACGCGATCCTCGCCAAGACCCTGGACGGTCACATCACCTACTGGAACGCGGCGGCGCAGCGGCTGTACGGCTACTCGCGTGCCGAGGTGATGGGCAGGCACGTGTCCCTTCTCGCGACCACGCAGCGGCGGAGCGAGATCGACCTGCTCCTCGACCGACTGCGCAGCGGTGAGAAGGTCGAACATTTCGAGACCCTGCGGCTGACCCGCTCGGGCGCCCTGCTGGACGTGGACATCACGCTGTGGCCCACCCGTGACGCGGACGGCACGGTGATCGGCGCGTGCGCGATCGTCCGGGACATCAGCGACCGCAAGAAGGCCGAGGCGGAGCTGACCTTCCTGTACGAGCAGCAGCGGCACATCGCCCTCACCCTCCAGCGCAGCCTCATGGGAACCCCGCCCGCCATTCCCGGTCTGACCACCGCGAGCCGCTACCGGCCCGCCACGCAGGGAGCGGGGGTGGGCGGGGACTGGTTCGACCTGATCCCGCTGGGAGCCGGCCGGGTCGGGGTGCTGATCGGCGATGTGATGGGCCGCGGTCTGGAGGCCGCCGCCGTGATGGGCCAACTGCGGTCGGCCGCGCATGCCCTGGCCAAGACCGGTATGCAGCCTCGCCAGTTGATGCAGGCCCTGGAGGCCGTCGTCGGTGATCTGGACGTGCCCGACCAGCTGGTGACCTGCTGCTATCTGGTCATCTCCGCCGACGCGGGCGAGGTGACGGTCTGCTCGGCCGGGCATCTGCCGACCCTGGTGGCCACGCCCGGCGTCGGCGCCCGGCCGCTTCCCGCGCCGGTGAACGCGCCGCTCGGTGTCGGCGACATCCTCTATGAGCAGGCGACGTCGATGATCCCGCCCGGGGCGACCCTCGTCCTGTACACCGACGGTCTCATCGAGACGCCCGGCAGCGACATCGAGGACCAGCTCACCGAGCTCACGGCCACCCTCACGGACCTGTTCGTCGCCGCGCCCGATCTGGAGGACGCCGCCGACCACGTGCTGTCCGCACTGCTGCCGGACACCGACGGGCACAACGACGACGTCACGCTGCTGCTCACCCGGCTGCCCGAGGGACCCCTGGCCACCGTCAACACGGACCTGCCCGCGGTGCCCGAGTCGGTCCCGGAGGGCCGCGCCTTCCTCAGCAAGGCGCTGACCGCCTGGGACTGCGCTCCCGCGGCGGACGACGCCCGGCTGCTGCTCTCCGAGATCCTCACCAACGCCGTGCAGCACGCGCAGGGGCCCATCGGTCTGCATCTGTGCCGCACCGCGACCGATCTGACCGTGGAGATCAGCGACCGCAGCCCGCATCTGCCGCAGCCCCGGACGGCCGGCGAGGGCGAGGAGTCGGGACGGGGTCTGATCCTGGTCCGCGCGCTCGCCGACAACTGGGGTGTGCGTCCCACCGACGCGGGCAAGACCACCTGGTTCACCCTCAAGCTGTGA
- a CDS encoding ATP-binding protein produces MGQRSLRSRRTLLERESELSAADEALIDLVGLRREPGEPPGRPRGALLAFAGRAGIGKTTLLGEVRRRAAAKGCTVLSARGGEQEQRVAFHVARQLLQPQLAGFTEAELRASLGSWYAIVGPALGLCAPSEGAPPDQQGLRAGLDWVLTHLAVQRAPMVLLLDDAHWADAESLSWLAAFAPRAEQLPLLLVVAYRPDELPEHAEAFRGLPGRAGQRPIGLEPLSAAAVARLVREDLGTQADDAFCRECWTVTAGNPFEAVELTAKVRDRGLTPTEDGAHLLRDLAAAVKGSGLIARLERLGTATVRFAWACAVLGTEIHPTLAAAVAGLGSEEAADAADALRTARILTGADPLEFVHPLIATAVYRDIPGSVRVALHGQAAWCVIDEGLGPAAAARHLMETHPDGDTLIVQQLRAAARETQRAGAPDAARRYLARALREPPPFKDRAAVLYELGCASLLTEPTTTVNHLRAALEEPITDPDLRHNIVYRLSQVLAHSDRLAEASETLAREIPVTGDARVRLRMQSEQFMWDAFRADEPDSPARSRRLARLADRLTGHDLTERYVIGLRAWDATLRGEPAPVALHHAERALAGGLGWAEADRGFEVPVLVAMTFMYADRPGRTEELFATGIADFESQGWHGAHLSFGYTILGYVRFRRGRLAEAEDFVRAGVRLAERVGPGTPVHWYAVGTLIQVLLARGQVEEAARTGEAYAFHAPFSAAVTFPDAQTVYGELLLARGLAKDAADELASAGRRLDRRGMRNPAWCPWQLHLARAESHDAPERAVDTALEAVNRARQYGAPSTIGQALRVAAEVSPGPARVQLLEESVGHLERSPAAYELACSLVALGTELRRAGRPREAAEHLYRGLDAAVQCGADGLIEDARDELASAGLRPRRLHSTETDTLTARERTAASLTARDRTPAQIAEELHIDEHAVARLLSAVYRKVGTDRRGLGAALGDQATS; encoded by the coding sequence ATGGGGCAACGCAGCCTTCGCAGCCGTCGGACGCTCTTGGAGCGTGAGAGTGAACTCTCGGCCGCAGACGAGGCGTTGATCGACCTCGTCGGCCTGCGCCGGGAACCCGGCGAGCCGCCCGGCCGCCCCCGCGGCGCGCTCCTCGCCTTCGCCGGACGTGCCGGGATCGGCAAGACGACGCTCCTCGGCGAGGTGCGCAGGCGCGCCGCTGCCAAGGGCTGCACCGTGCTGAGCGCGCGCGGCGGAGAACAGGAACAGCGCGTCGCCTTCCACGTCGCCCGACAACTCCTGCAACCGCAGCTTGCCGGATTCACCGAGGCCGAACTCCGCGCCTCGCTGGGGAGTTGGTACGCCATCGTCGGCCCCGCGCTCGGCCTCTGCGCCCCGTCCGAGGGCGCCCCGCCCGACCAGCAGGGCCTGCGCGCCGGACTCGACTGGGTACTCACCCACCTCGCCGTACAGCGCGCCCCCATGGTGCTCCTCCTGGACGACGCGCACTGGGCCGACGCCGAATCGCTCAGCTGGCTGGCCGCGTTCGCGCCCCGCGCCGAGCAACTCCCGCTGCTGCTCGTCGTCGCCTACCGCCCCGACGAACTCCCCGAACACGCCGAGGCGTTCAGGGGACTGCCCGGTCGTGCCGGACAGCGCCCCATCGGACTCGAACCGCTCAGTGCGGCGGCCGTCGCCCGGCTCGTCCGCGAAGACCTCGGCACCCAGGCCGACGACGCGTTCTGCCGCGAGTGCTGGACCGTCACCGCGGGCAACCCCTTCGAGGCCGTCGAGCTGACCGCCAAGGTCCGTGACCGCGGACTGACCCCGACCGAGGACGGAGCGCACCTCCTGCGCGACCTCGCCGCCGCCGTCAAGGGCAGCGGCCTGATCGCCCGCCTCGAACGCCTCGGCACCGCGACCGTCCGCTTCGCCTGGGCCTGCGCCGTGCTCGGCACCGAGATCCACCCGACGCTCGCCGCCGCCGTCGCGGGCCTCGGCTCCGAGGAGGCCGCCGACGCCGCGGACGCCTTGCGCACCGCCCGTATCCTGACCGGCGCCGACCCCCTCGAATTCGTCCACCCGCTGATCGCCACCGCCGTCTACCGGGACATCCCCGGAAGCGTCCGCGTCGCCCTGCACGGCCAGGCCGCCTGGTGCGTGATCGACGAAGGCCTCGGCCCGGCCGCGGCCGCCCGCCACCTCATGGAGACCCACCCGGACGGCGACACCTTGATCGTCCAGCAACTGCGCGCCGCCGCCCGCGAGACCCAGCGCGCCGGCGCCCCGGACGCCGCCCGCCGCTATCTGGCGCGCGCCCTGCGCGAACCGCCGCCCTTCAAGGACCGCGCCGCCGTGCTGTACGAACTGGGCTGCGCGTCCCTGCTCACCGAGCCGACCACCACGGTCAACCACCTTCGCGCGGCCCTCGAGGAACCGATCACCGACCCCGACCTGCGCCACAACATCGTCTACCGCCTCTCCCAGGTGCTCGCCCACAGCGACCGCCTGGCCGAAGCCTCCGAGACCCTCGCCCGCGAGATCCCCGTCACCGGCGACGCCCGGGTACGCCTGCGCATGCAGTCCGAGCAGTTCATGTGGGACGCCTTCCGCGCCGACGAACCCGACTCGCCCGCCCGCTCCCGCCGGCTGGCCCGCCTCGCCGACCGGCTCACCGGCCACGACCTCACCGAGCGCTATGTCATCGGGCTGCGCGCCTGGGACGCCACCCTGCGCGGCGAACCCGCCCCCGTCGCCCTCCACCACGCCGAGCGCGCCCTGGCCGGCGGCCTCGGCTGGGCCGAGGCCGACCGCGGCTTCGAGGTCCCGGTCCTGGTCGCCATGACCTTCATGTACGCCGACCGGCCGGGCCGGACCGAAGAACTCTTCGCCACCGGGATCGCCGACTTCGAATCCCAGGGCTGGCACGGCGCCCACCTCTCCTTCGGTTACACGATCCTCGGATACGTCCGCTTCCGCCGGGGCCGTCTCGCCGAGGCCGAGGATTTCGTCCGCGCGGGCGTCAGGCTCGCCGAACGCGTCGGGCCCGGTACGCCCGTCCACTGGTACGCGGTGGGCACCCTCATCCAGGTCCTGCTCGCCCGGGGCCAGGTCGAGGAGGCCGCGCGCACCGGCGAGGCCTACGCCTTCCACGCACCCTTCTCGGCCGCCGTGACCTTCCCCGACGCCCAGACCGTGTACGGCGAACTCCTGCTCGCCCGCGGTCTCGCCAAGGACGCCGCCGACGAGCTCGCGTCCGCCGGCCGCCGGCTCGACCGGCGCGGCATGCGCAACCCCGCCTGGTGCCCCTGGCAGCTCCACCTCGCCCGCGCCGAGAGCCACGACGCCCCGGAGCGCGCCGTCGACACGGCACTCGAAGCGGTGAACCGCGCCCGCCAGTACGGCGCCCCCTCCACGATCGGCCAGGCTCTGCGCGTCGCCGCCGAGGTCTCCCCCGGCCCGGCCCGCGTCCAGCTCCTCGAGGAGTCCGTCGGTCATCTGGAGCGTTCCCCGGCCGCCTACGAACTGGCCTGCTCCCTGGTCGCCCTGGGCACCGAGCTGCGCCGCGCAGGACGCCCCAGGGAAGCCGCCGAGCACCTCTACCGCGGCCTCGACGCGGCGGTCCAGTGCGGTGCCGACGGACTGATCGAGGACGCCCGCGACGAGCTGGCCTCGGCCGGGCTGCGGCCGCGCCGTCTGCACAGCACCGAGACGGACACCCTCACCGCCCGCGAGCGCACCGCCGCCTCGCTCACCGCACGGGACCGGACCCCGGCCCAGATCGCCGAGGAACTGCACATCGACGAGCACGCCGTGGCCCGGCTGCTGTCGGCGGTCTACCGCAAGGTCGGCACCGACCGCAGAGGACTCGGGGCGGCCCTGGGGGACCAGGCCACGTCCTGA
- a CDS encoding crotonase/enoyl-CoA hydratase family protein translates to MGGTEHLTVQREGATLVLTLNRPEARNALSLPMLVGLYDGWVEADEDDAIRSIVLTGAGGAFCAGMDLKALAGRGMEGEQYRDRLKADPDLHWKAMLRHHRPRKPVIAAVEGYCVAGGTEILQGTDIRVAGASATFGLFEVRRGLFPIGGSTVRLQRQIPRTHALEMLLTGRPYTAQEAAGIGLIGHVVPDGTALDKALAVAEQINACGPLAVEAVKASVYETAELTETDGLAAELRRGWPVFDTADAKEGSRAFAEKRPPVYRRA, encoded by the coding sequence ATGGGTGGGACCGAACACCTCACCGTGCAACGCGAAGGCGCCACACTGGTGCTCACGCTCAACAGGCCCGAGGCCAGGAACGCGCTCTCGCTGCCGATGCTGGTCGGTCTGTACGACGGCTGGGTCGAGGCCGACGAGGACGACGCCATCCGCTCGATCGTGCTCACCGGCGCCGGTGGTGCCTTCTGCGCCGGGATGGATCTCAAGGCCCTGGCCGGCCGGGGCATGGAGGGCGAGCAGTACCGGGACCGGCTCAAGGCCGACCCCGATCTGCACTGGAAGGCCATGCTGCGCCACCACCGCCCGCGCAAACCGGTGATCGCCGCCGTCGAGGGGTACTGCGTCGCGGGCGGCACCGAGATCCTCCAGGGCACCGACATCCGCGTCGCCGGCGCCTCCGCGACCTTCGGGCTCTTCGAGGTCAGGCGCGGCCTCTTCCCGATCGGCGGCTCGACGGTGCGGCTGCAACGCCAGATCCCGCGCACCCACGCCCTCGAAATGCTCCTCACGGGACGTCCGTACACCGCCCAGGAGGCCGCGGGCATCGGGCTGATCGGCCATGTGGTGCCCGACGGGACGGCGCTGGACAAGGCGCTCGCCGTCGCCGAGCAGATCAACGCCTGCGGCCCGCTCGCCGTCGAGGCCGTCAAGGCGTCCGTGTACGAGACCGCCGAGCTGACCGAGACCGACGGGCTCGCCGCCGAACTGCGGCGCGGCTGGCCGGTGTTCGACACGGCCGACGCCAAGGAGGGCTCCCGGGCCTTCGCCGAGAAGCGCCCGCCCGTCTACCGGCGGGCCTGA
- a CDS encoding thiolase domain-containing protein: MRTARDIAVVAFAQSDHRRTTDEVSEVEMLLPVLHEVLDRTGLRAGGIDFTCSGSTDYLAGRAFSFTMALDGVGAWPPISESHVEMDGAWALYEAWTKLLTGDADTALVYSYGKSSPGSVRDVLTRQLDPYYVAPLWPDSVALAALQARALIDAGETDEPELASVAARSRAAAETNPHAQLRGSVPQGDYLVRPLRTGDCPPIGDGAAAVILAAGDRARELCERPAWIRGIDHRIEAHSLGVRDLTDSPSARLAAERAGVFERPVDTAELHAPFSSQEVVLRRALRLGDSVRVNPSGGALAANPIMAAGLIRIGEAAARVHRGESDRALAHATSGPCLQQNLVAVLEGDAR, encoded by the coding sequence ATGCGGACCGCCAGGGACATCGCCGTCGTCGCCTTCGCGCAGAGCGACCACCGGCGCACCACCGACGAGGTCTCCGAGGTGGAGATGCTCCTCCCGGTCCTGCACGAGGTCCTCGACCGGACGGGCCTGCGGGCCGGTGGCATCGACTTCACCTGCTCCGGCTCCACCGACTATCTCGCGGGCCGCGCCTTCTCCTTCACCATGGCGCTCGACGGCGTGGGCGCGTGGCCGCCGATCTCCGAGTCGCACGTCGAGATGGACGGGGCCTGGGCGCTGTACGAGGCGTGGACCAAACTGCTGACCGGCGACGCCGACACCGCGCTCGTCTACTCCTACGGCAAGTCCTCGCCCGGCTCCGTCCGCGATGTCCTGACACGCCAGCTGGACCCGTACTACGTGGCCCCGCTCTGGCCCGACTCGGTCGCGCTCGCCGCACTCCAGGCGCGGGCGCTCATCGACGCCGGCGAGACCGACGAACCCGAACTCGCCTCGGTCGCCGCCCGCAGCCGCGCCGCGGCGGAGACCAACCCCCATGCCCAGCTCAGGGGTTCGGTGCCGCAGGGCGACTACCTCGTACGGCCGCTGCGCACCGGAGACTGCCCGCCCATCGGCGACGGCGCCGCGGCCGTGATCCTCGCGGCGGGGGACCGGGCCCGTGAACTGTGCGAACGGCCCGCCTGGATCCGGGGCATCGACCACCGCATCGAGGCACACTCCCTCGGCGTGCGCGACCTGACCGACTCCCCGTCCGCCCGGCTCGCCGCCGAACGGGCGGGCGTCTTCGAACGACCCGTCGACACCGCCGAGTTGCACGCGCCCTTCTCCTCCCAGGAAGTCGTCCTGCGCAGAGCGCTGCGGCTCGGCGACAGCGTGCGCGTCAATCCGTCGGGAGGCGCCCTCGCCGCCAACCCGATCATGGCGGCAGGGCTCATCCGCATCGGCGAGGCCGCCGCACGCGTCCACCGCGGGGAGTCCGACCGGGCGCTCGCCCACGCCACCTCCGGCCCCTGCCTCCAGCAGAACCTGGTCGCCGTACTCGAAGGGGACGCCCGATGA
- a CDS encoding Zn-ribbon domain-containing OB-fold protein encodes MPEVLKAPLVVEFPFTRSLGPVQSAFLTGLREQVVLGVRTADGRTLVPPVEYDPVTAEEIHDLVEVAPTGTVTTWAWNHEPRRGQPLGTPFAWVLVQLDGADTGLLHALDAPGPEAVHTGMRVRVRWARERSGAITDIACFEPCDGAPDEPAGEPAGHDGRFADMVTGIVAPARLDYVYSPGRAQAAYIAGLAERRILGERCPSCRKVYVPPKGACPTCGVATSEQVEVGPRGTVTTYCIVNIKAKNLDIEVPYVYAHIALDGAGLALHGRIGGIPYDEVRMGLRVEPVWSEDGRHPDHYRPTGEPDADYETYKEML; translated from the coding sequence ATGCCCGAAGTCCTCAAAGCCCCCCTCGTCGTCGAGTTCCCCTTCACCCGCTCGCTCGGCCCCGTGCAGAGCGCCTTCCTCACGGGCCTGCGCGAACAGGTCGTCCTCGGCGTGCGGACCGCCGACGGACGCACCCTCGTCCCGCCCGTCGAGTACGACCCCGTCACCGCCGAGGAGATACACGACCTCGTCGAGGTCGCCCCCACCGGCACCGTCACCACCTGGGCCTGGAACCACGAACCCCGCCGCGGCCAGCCCCTCGGCACCCCCTTCGCCTGGGTCCTGGTCCAGCTCGACGGCGCCGACACCGGCCTGCTGCACGCCCTCGACGCCCCCGGCCCCGAGGCCGTGCACACCGGGATGCGCGTCCGCGTCCGCTGGGCCCGCGAACGCTCCGGCGCGATCACCGACATCGCCTGCTTCGAGCCCTGCGACGGCGCCCCGGACGAACCCGCCGGCGAACCCGCGGGCCACGACGGCCGGTTCGCGGACATGGTCACCGGAATCGTCGCCCCCGCACGGCTCGACTACGTCTACTCGCCGGGCCGTGCCCAGGCCGCCTACATCGCGGGCCTCGCCGAACGGCGGATCCTCGGCGAACGCTGCCCCTCCTGCCGCAAGGTCTACGTCCCTCCCAAGGGGGCCTGCCCCACCTGCGGGGTGGCCACCTCCGAACAGGTCGAGGTCGGCCCGCGCGGCACCGTCACCACGTACTGCATCGTCAACATCAAGGCGAAGAACCTCGACATCGAAGTCCCCTACGTATACGCGCACATCGCCCTCGACGGCGCCGGCCTCGCGTTGCACGGCCGGATCGGCGGCATCCCCTACGACGAGGTCCGGATGGGCCTGCGCGTGGAGCCCGTGTGGTCCGAGGACGGCCGCCATCCCGACCACTACCGGCCCACCGGAGAACCGGACGCGGACTACGAGACGTACAAGGAGATGCTGTAG